A region of Actinomycetes bacterium DNA encodes the following proteins:
- a CDS encoding helix-turn-helix domain-containing protein, translating to MSDVNPKRAYASAVRQETARQTRQRILDAARELFLSRGYVATSVDAIANAAGVAKPTVFTAVGSKRVVLERLRDLALAGDDEPVPVAHRPWYREALEASDPHRVLRLHARNVTRIAQRVAALDLVLERAAGADPDLTEVWGRAEQSRRIGAGYIVDAVRQTSRLRPGLTRERAIDILWTLTGTGIYDRLTVQSGWSNARYETWLADLFTSQLLPMPTPPTP from the coding sequence GTGTCCGACGTCAACCCCAAGCGCGCCTACGCCTCAGCGGTCCGGCAGGAGACCGCACGACAGACCCGACAGCGGATCCTGGACGCCGCGCGGGAACTGTTCCTCTCCCGCGGCTACGTCGCCACGTCGGTGGACGCCATCGCCAACGCCGCGGGCGTCGCCAAGCCGACGGTGTTCACAGCCGTCGGCAGCAAGCGGGTCGTGTTGGAACGACTGCGTGACCTCGCCTTGGCAGGCGACGACGAACCCGTGCCCGTCGCGCACCGACCCTGGTATCGGGAAGCGCTCGAGGCATCAGACCCCCACCGGGTCCTGCGGCTCCACGCCCGCAACGTCACCCGCATAGCGCAGCGAGTCGCCGCCCTGGACCTGGTGCTGGAGCGGGCCGCTGGCGCCGATCCCGACCTCACCGAGGTCTGGGGTAGAGCCGAACAGTCCCGTCGCATCGGCGCCGGCTACATCGTCGACGCCGTCCGGCAGACGAGCAGGCTACGACCCGGGCTCACCCGAGAACGAGCGATCGACATCCTCTGGACCCTTACTGGCACGGGCATCTACGACCGACTGACTGTCCAGAGCGGATGGTCTAATGCCCGCTACGAAACCTGGCTCGCCGACCTGTTCACGTCCCAACTGCTGCCCATGCCCACACCCCCGACGCCCTGA